In one window of Arctopsyche grandis isolate Sample6627 chromosome 6, ASM5162203v2, whole genome shotgun sequence DNA:
- the LOC143913177 gene encoding uncharacterized protein LOC143913177 encodes MKFSFAILCIVGLAAASHDDGSWKGEGLAESQDYGQYDGHYGVAGAHGIYAAGYAGLGGYGGLGGYAGHGGYAGHYAGPAAPLAHDGRVVDTPEVAHAKAAHFAAFNAAAHGAAAHGGLAHGIVAGPAYGILGAHAAYAGQGAYAGHGVHYAGPAAPLGHDGRVVDTPEVAHAKAAHSAAYHAAAAGSAHGHGYGHHW; translated from the exons ATGAAATTCTCG ttCGCTATCCTTTGCATCGTCGGCTTGGCCGCAGCATCTCACGATGACGGCAGCTGGAAGGGAGAAGGCCTCGCCGAGTCCCAGGACTATGGCCAATACGACGGACACTATGGTGTTGCTGGCGCCCATGGCATCTACGCCGCAGGCTATGCAGGCCTTGGTGGCTATGGAGGCCTTGGTGGATATGCCGGACATGGAGGATATGCCGGACACTATGCTGGACCAGCCGCACCCCTCGCCCATGACGGACGCGTCGTAGACACCCCTGAAGTAGCCCACGCTAAAGCCGCCCACTTCGCCGCATTCAACGCTGCTGCCCATGGAGCTGCCGCCCATGGAGGACTCGCTCACGGAATCGTTGCTGGACCCGCCTACGGAATCCTCGGTGCCCATGCCGCTTATGCCGGTCAAGGAGCTTATGCTGGACATGGAGTACACTATGCTGGTCCAGCTGCTCCTCTTGGTCATGACGGTCGCGTCGTAGACACCCCTGAAGTAGCTCATGCTAAGGCTGCCCATTCTGCCGCCTATCACGCTGCTGCTGCTGGATCCGCCCACGGACACGGTTATGGTCACCATTGGTAA
- the LOC143913312 gene encoding uncharacterized protein LOC143913312, with translation MNFLIVALACVAAASAHPGYGYGHGYAHGAYAHGAAPLAHDGRVVDTPEVAHAKAAHFAAYNAAAHGGAHHGLVAAHGVVAHGALVPVHAGAYLGGYAHGAHAHYAGPAAPLGADGNVVDTAEVAHAKAAHYAAYSNAAHGAAAHGALAHHGVLAHGIVAPVYAGHYAAAHHYAAAPLGHDGRVVDTPEVAHAKAAHAAAFHAAAAGAHGHHYGAHGNHW, from the exons ATGAATTTCTTG aTCGTAGCTTTGGCTTGTGTTGCCGCCGCATCCGCCCACCCCGGATACGGATATGGGCATGGTTATGCCCATGGCGCTTACGCTCATGGAGCCGCTCCTTTGGCCCATGATGGTCGCGTCGTAGACACCCCTGAAGTAGCTCATGCTAAAGCCGCCCACTTTGCCGCCTACAACGCAGCCGCCCATGGTGGTGCCCACCACGGACTCGTCGCCGCTCATGGCGTCGTTGCCCATGGAGCCCTCGTCCCAGTTCATGCCGGAGCTTACCTCGGTGGATACGCTCATGGAGCTCATGCCCATTATGCTGGTCCAGCCGCTCCTTTGGGCGCTGACGGTAACGTCGTAGACACCGCCGAAGTAGCTCACGCTAAAGCCGCCCACTATGCCGCCTACAGCAACGCCGCTCATGGTGCTGCTGCCCATGGAGCTCTCGCCCACCACGGAGTCCTCGCTCACGGAATCGTAGCCCCCGTCTACGCCGGACACTACGCCGCTGCCCACCACTACGCCGCCGCTCCTTTGGGTCATGACGGTCGTGTTGTAGACACCCCCGAAGTAGCTCACGCCAAGGCTGCCCATGCTGCCGCTTTCCATGCCGCCGCCGCTGGTGCCCATGGACATCATTATGGTGCTCATGGAAATCATTGGTAA
- the LOC143913176 gene encoding uncharacterized protein LOC143913176, whose amino-acid sequence MKFSFAILCIVGLAAASHDDGSWKGEGLAESQDYGQYDGHYGVAGAHGIYAAGYAGLGGYGGLGGYAGHGGYAGHYAGPAAPLGHDGRVVDTPEVAHAKAAHFAAVNAAAHGAAAHGGLAHGIVAGPAYGILGAHAAYAGQGAYAGHGVHYAGPAAPLGHDGRVVDTPEVAHAKAAHSAAFHAAAAGSAHGHGYGHHW is encoded by the exons ATGAAATTCTCG tTCGCTATCCTTTGCATCGTCGGCTTGGCCGCAGCATCTCACGATGACGGCAGCTGGAAGGGAGAAGGCCTCGCCGAGTCCCAGGACTACGGCCAGTACGACGGACACTATGGTGTTGCTGGCGCCCATGGCATCTACGCCGCAGGCTATGCAGGCCTTGGTGGCTATGGAGGCCTTGGTGGATATGCTGGACATGGAGGATATGCCGGACATTATGCTGGTCCAGCTGCCCCTCTTGGTCATGACGGTCGCGTCGTAGACACCCCTGAAGTAGCCCACGCTAAAGCCGCCCACTTCGCCGCCGTCAATGCTGCTGCCCATGGAGCTGCCGCCCATGGAGGACTCGCTCACGGAATCGTTGCTGGACCCGCTTACGGAATCCTCGGTGCCCATGCCGCTTATGCCGGTCAAGGAGCTTATGCTGGACATGGAGTACACTATGCTGGTCCAGCTGCCCCTCTTGGTCATGACGGTCGCGTCGTAGACACCCCTGAAGTAGCTCATGCTAAGGCTGCCCATTCTGCTGCCTTCCACGCTGCTGCTGCTGGATCCGCCCACGGACACGGTTATGGTCACCATTGGTAA
- the LOC143912604 gene encoding uncharacterized protein LOC143912604 gives MKFSFAILCIVGLAAASHDDGSWKGEGLAESQDYGQYDGHYGVAGAHGIYAAGYAGHGGYAGHGGYAGHYAGPAAPLAHDGRVVDTPEVAHAKAAHFAAFNAAAHGAAAHGGLAHGIVAGPAYGIIGAHAAYAGQGAYAGHGVHYAGPAAPLGHDGRVVDTPEVAHAKAAHSAAYHAAAAGSAHGHGYGHHW, from the exons ATGAAATTCTCG ttCGCTATCCTTTGCATCGTCGGCTTGGCCGCAGCATCCCACGATGACGGAAGCTGGAAGGGAGAAGGCCTCGCCGAGTCCCAGGACTATGGCCAATACGACGGACACTATGGTGTCGCTGGAGCACATGGCATCTATGCCGCAGGCTATGCTGGACATGGTGGATATGCCGGACATGGAGGATATGCCGGACATTATGCTGGACCAGCCGCACCCCTCGCCCATGATGGACGCGTCGTAGACACCCCTGAAGTAGCCCACGCTAAAGCCGCCCACTTCGCCGCCTTCAACGCTGCTGCCCATGGTGCTGCCGCCCATGGAGGACTCGCTCATGGAATCGTTGCTGGACCCGCCTACGGAATCATCGGTGCCCATGCCGCTTATGCCGGTCAAGGAGCTTATGCTGGACATGGAGTGCACTATGCTGGTCCAGCTGCCCCTCTTGGTCATGACGGTCGCGTCGTAGACACCCCTGAAGTAGCTCATGCTAAGGCTGCCCATTCTGCCGCCTACCACGCTGCTGCTGCTGGATCCGCCCACGGACACGGTTATGGTCACCATTGGTAA